Genomic window (Nisaea sp.):
TAGGAAGAGATTGAGCGCGGACTGTTTCCGTGGTGATCCCCAGACGCTCCATCGCGAAGTGGATGAAAGCGATATTTACGTCCGCGAGGCAGGCGCTGTCAGAAATGGACGACAAATGCTTTGCCAATGCCGGAAATTCTCTATCAAAGGCCTGAGCGCTCGCATACTCCTGCTGCAGGGTCTTTGCGAATTTCCGCATGCGGCGTTCAGGGTGAACAATCGCAGTGTCGAGACTGGTGCCTTCGCTAAATCGGGCGGAAACAGGCAGCGAAATCCACTTGCTGCCTTGGCTGGTTTTGATTCGGTTGCGGCAGTGCCAGGATTGCTTGGAGAATTGCACGGTATCGAGGAAGACGAACTGGTCGACTTGGTCGATCAGATCGAAATATCCCATCCAGGGGAGCCATGTCGGTTGCATGATCGCAACACGCATCGTCATCTCCTAGGAACGCCTCCCGGCGATAACCATTGTCCGTCCAAGCTCGGCCTGCCCGAAGGCTTTGTAAAGCCGCCTGCGGACCTCGGTCGGGATAGATCGTTCGAACGCGACACGCCGGTTGTGGCAATCGGCACCGAGCGCACGCTCTGAAATATAATCAAAGCCGAGAAGAAGCCATAGCTCCATCGGAAACTCGCCATGCCTATGGAAGGGCATGACCCCGACATCGTGCATCATGGCCTCAACGGCATCGAAGGTGAGGTAATTGATATGCCCTGGCGCTGAGACCCACCATTCCCTAAGGCCGAGCGAATCGACCGCCGCCATCTGCAGTGCGTTGAAGTCGTTTCCGCCACGGACCATCAGAACACCTCCGGGCTTCAGTATCTTGGATGCAGTCCCTAGGTTGTGTGCTGGATCGTGGGTGAACTCGAGAACATTGTTGAAGACCACCGCATCAAGGCTCTCGGGCTTGATCGTTCCATCCTCAAACAGACCATCCAGAGAGCCTTCGAGAGCGTCCAGTCCCTTGGATTTTACCGCTTCAACTGCATCGCTGGCCAAATCGATGCCGAGCGGTTCAAGCCCGGCCTGTTTCATGTCGTTGACAAGCTCGCCGAGTCCGCACCCGACTTCGGCGACCCGTTTGCCGGGCGCAAATTCCAGAAGAATGTCGATGATGTCTTTGTGGACGGTTTCCCGGAGCCATTTTTCCTGGTCTGCCGCCTCGTCGCCGCCGCGGTTGGCCCGCGCAATGTCGGAGGCGAGTTCACCTTCGTTTATGAGCTTGTAATACTGTTCCGCATAAAAACGGTCGAGATCTTCCCGCGTCGGCATCGGGTCAAGAACGCGATGCCCGTATTTGGGAGCTGGTTTTGTACTGTAGTCGCTCAATCTTCTGAGCCTTTCATTTCCAAACCATTTTGGCAGGAGTTGATTGCCCTGTTCTGGGCTTAAGCCTTCTTTATTTTACGCAAACCTACGCGTGATTCGCTAGTTTTGTTTCATGAGGCCTTAGTGGATGGTTTGCGCGTTATCACTCAGTTCCGCGCATAAAGGTTGGCTAGCCGGTCTTCGTAAGCGTCCTTGATCAGGTGCCGTTTCAGCTTCAGGGTTGGGGTCATCATGGTGTTTTCGGTGGTGAACGCCTCGTCAGCAATAAGGAAGCGCCGCACTTTCTCGCTCTGGCTGAGGCGGGCGTTGCCACGGTCCACCGCGGCGCCTACGGCTTTTACAAACTCTTTGTCTTCCTTGATCGCGGCAA
Coding sequences:
- a CDS encoding WbqC family protein, yielding MRVAIMQPTWLPWMGYFDLIDQVDQFVFLDTVQFSKQSWHCRNRIKTSQGSKWISLPVSARFSEGTSLDTAIVHPERRMRKFAKTLQQEYASAQAFDREFPALAKHLSSISDSACLADVNIAFIHFAMERLGITTETVRAQSLPKFDGRVMRLIEICRLYGADTYVSAPGSADYIGLDGIKRFEEAGIDVVFQRYDHPIYPQCGSGFLGFMSIVDLLLNAGEQAGAILRSGHRDPIPAREFFSVSRSESGGRENNYGAA
- a CDS encoding class I SAM-dependent methyltransferase; the protein is MSDYSTKPAPKYGHRVLDPMPTREDLDRFYAEQYYKLINEGELASDIARANRGGDEAADQEKWLRETVHKDIIDILLEFAPGKRVAEVGCGLGELVNDMKQAGLEPLGIDLASDAVEAVKSKGLDALEGSLDGLFEDGTIKPESLDAVVFNNVLEFTHDPAHNLGTASKILKPGGVLMVRGGNDFNALQMAAVDSLGLREWWVSAPGHINYLTFDAVEAMMHDVGVMPFHRHGEFPMELWLLLGFDYISERALGADCHNRRVAFERSIPTEVRRRLYKAFGQAELGRTMVIAGRRS